From a single Kitasatospora azatica KCTC 9699 genomic region:
- a CDS encoding response regulator, translating to MTIRLLIVDDHPIVRDGLRGVFEGDPDFQVVGEAGDGAEGVDRALALTPDVVLMDLRMPRTGGVEAIRLLRERAPDIRVLVLTTFDTDADVLPAVEAGATGYLLKDAPREELVRAVRAAQQGQAVLAPTVAQKLLGHVRTPAPSPSELLTDRELEILRLVAAGTTNKEAAKRLFISEATVKTHLLHLYAKLGVRDRAAAVAEGYKRGLLD from the coding sequence GTGACCATTCGTCTGCTGATCGTTGATGACCACCCGATCGTGCGCGACGGCCTGCGCGGCGTCTTCGAGGGGGACCCGGACTTCCAGGTCGTCGGCGAGGCCGGTGACGGCGCCGAGGGGGTCGACCGGGCGCTGGCCCTGACCCCCGACGTGGTGTTGATGGACCTACGGATGCCCCGTACGGGTGGCGTCGAGGCCATCCGCCTGCTGCGCGAACGGGCCCCCGACATCAGGGTGCTGGTGCTGACCACCTTCGACACCGACGCGGACGTGCTGCCCGCGGTGGAGGCCGGGGCCACCGGGTACCTGCTCAAGGACGCACCGCGCGAGGAGCTGGTCCGGGCGGTCCGGGCCGCCCAGCAGGGCCAGGCCGTGCTGGCGCCGACCGTCGCGCAGAAGCTGCTCGGGCACGTCCGCACCCCGGCTCCGTCGCCCTCGGAGTTGCTGACGGACCGTGAGCTCGAGATCCTGCGCCTGGTGGCGGCCGGCACCACCAACAAGGAGGCCGCCAAGCGGCTCTTCATCAGCGAGGCGACCGTCAAGACCCACCTGCTGCACCTGTACGCGAAGCTGGGCGTGCGCGACCGGGCGGCGGCCGTCGCCGAGGGCTACAAGCGGGGGCTGCTCGACTGA
- a CDS encoding DUF4232 domain-containing protein translates to MRVSKGAAVAATTLVLALGAVACNDETPAGSAAGSAAGAGPTGAARPTSATTAGGGSQPTATATSSVSGASASAVSARCHTNELRADIQLQPDHPGSAMVLLTNKGSRTCTVHGYLGYGGLLADNSPVVVATNRVAHPGAPVEVSLKPGTTAFSGLKWASCDKADPKCQVLAGVSVTPPDETTQLTATVLGIDGKPLQQPLPVSPAGFTVGSLQPSNQGVVFA, encoded by the coding sequence ATGAGGGTGAGCAAGGGCGCGGCCGTCGCCGCGACGACGCTGGTGCTGGCGCTGGGGGCGGTGGCCTGCAACGACGAGACGCCGGCCGGCTCGGCCGCCGGCTCGGCCGCCGGCGCCGGGCCGACCGGTGCCGCCCGGCCCACCTCCGCCACCACGGCCGGCGGCGGCTCCCAGCCGACCGCGACGGCCACGTCTTCAGTGAGCGGGGCCTCGGCGAGCGCGGTCTCGGCCCGCTGCCACACCAACGAGCTGCGGGCGGACATCCAGCTCCAGCCCGATCACCCCGGCTCGGCCATGGTGCTGCTCACCAACAAGGGCTCGCGCACCTGCACCGTCCACGGCTACCTCGGCTACGGCGGACTGCTGGCCGACAACAGCCCCGTGGTGGTGGCGACCAACCGCGTCGCGCACCCGGGCGCGCCGGTCGAGGTCAGCCTGAAGCCCGGCACCACCGCCTTCTCCGGTCTGAAGTGGGCCTCCTGCGACAAGGCCGACCCGAAGTGCCAGGTGCTGGCCGGCGTCAGCGTGACCCCGCCGGACGAGACCACCCAGCTGACCGCGACCGTGCTCGGCATCGACGGCAAGCCGCTCCAGCAGCCGCTCCCGGTCTCGCCGGCCGGCTTCACGGTCGGCTCGCTGCAGCCCAGCAACCAGGGCGTGGTCTTCGCCTGA
- a CDS encoding acyl-CoA dehydrogenase yields the protein MASSADFDLFQISEEHEMLRETVRALAEAKIAPFAADVDEHGRFPQEARDALEANELHAVHVPEEYGGAGADALATVIVIEEVARVCASSSLIPAVNKLGSLPVQLSGSEELKAKYLGALARGEGMFSYCLSEPDAGSDAAGMKTRAVRDGDFWVLNGVKRWITNAGVSEFYTVMAVTDPEKRSKGISAFVVEKGDEGVSFGAPEKKLGIKGSPTREVYLDNVRIPADRMIGEEGTGFATAMKTLDHTRITIAAQALGIAQGALDYAAGYVKERKQFGKPIGDFQGVQFMLADMAMKLEAARQLTYAAAAKSQRVDADLTFFGAAAKCFASDVAMEVTTDAVQLLGGYGYTRDYPVERMMRDAKITQIYEGTNQVQRIVMARNLPTA from the coding sequence ATGGCGAGCAGTGCCGACTTCGACCTCTTCCAGATCTCGGAGGAGCACGAGATGCTCCGCGAGACGGTCCGCGCGCTCGCCGAGGCCAAGATCGCGCCGTTCGCGGCGGACGTGGACGAGCACGGCCGGTTCCCGCAGGAGGCGCGCGACGCCCTCGAGGCGAACGAGCTGCACGCCGTCCACGTCCCCGAGGAGTACGGCGGCGCCGGCGCGGACGCGCTGGCCACCGTGATCGTGATCGAGGAGGTGGCCCGCGTCTGTGCCTCCTCCTCGCTGATCCCGGCCGTCAACAAGCTCGGCTCGCTTCCGGTGCAGCTCTCCGGTTCCGAGGAGCTGAAGGCCAAGTACCTGGGTGCGCTGGCCCGCGGCGAGGGCATGTTCTCCTACTGCCTCTCCGAGCCGGACGCCGGCTCGGACGCGGCCGGCATGAAGACCCGCGCGGTGCGCGACGGCGACTTCTGGGTGCTCAACGGCGTCAAGCGCTGGATCACCAACGCGGGCGTCTCGGAGTTCTACACCGTGATGGCCGTCACCGACCCGGAGAAGCGCTCCAAGGGCATCTCCGCCTTCGTGGTGGAGAAGGGCGACGAGGGCGTCTCCTTCGGCGCCCCGGAGAAGAAGCTCGGCATCAAGGGCTCGCCGACCCGCGAGGTCTACCTGGACAACGTCCGGATCCCCGCCGACCGCATGATCGGCGAGGAGGGCACCGGCTTCGCCACCGCGATGAAGACCCTGGACCACACCCGGATCACCATCGCCGCCCAGGCCCTCGGCATCGCCCAGGGTGCGCTGGACTACGCCGCCGGCTACGTCAAGGAGCGCAAGCAGTTCGGCAAGCCGATCGGCGACTTCCAGGGCGTCCAGTTCATGCTGGCCGACATGGCGATGAAGCTGGAGGCGGCCCGTCAGCTCACCTACGCCGCCGCCGCCAAGTCGCAGCGGGTCGACGCCGACCTGACCTTCTTCGGCGCCGCGGCCAAGTGCTTCGCCTCGGACGTCGCGATGGAGGTCACCACCGACGCCGTCCAGCTGCTCGGCGGATACGGCTACACCCGCGACTACCCGGTCGAGCGGATGATGCGCGACGCGAAGATCACCCAGATCTACGAGGGCACCAACCAGGTGCAGCGGATCGTCATGGCGCGCAACCTGCCGACCGCCTGA
- a CDS encoding sensor histidine kinase has product MVTVDQDPEENRLSRIQQYVPYAGLALSAVLTLALGPSAAGYRAAMLGVVAIAALWQKLMSVSHLEGRQRRTKAVVFYAGLLVLIGLLVTASPFFGFFAFTGYLQVAVLPRRLWAPAIAITAALMATTQIGGVANLHGGLIGLYVGLVLVNLVIAGAITYQSIEEDRRSRRRAAHIDELAEANRRLRETMEENAGLHAQLVVQAREAGVLDERQRMAGEIHDTIAQGLTGIVTQLEAAERFDGDPERRVRHLRNARRLARESLTEARRSVQALRPGPLAEAHLPEAVQDLAERWTQSSGVAAQVTVTGSPFPLPTALEVALFRAAQEGLANIGKHARASRAGLTLSYTHEVVLLDVLDNGIGFVLPAGSPSGDESYGLSAMRQRLRQVGGTLEIESSPGEGTAISVSVPALRVNGAPAAMENAP; this is encoded by the coding sequence ATGGTGACTGTGGATCAGGATCCTGAGGAGAACCGGCTGAGCCGGATCCAGCAGTACGTGCCCTACGCCGGTCTGGCGCTCTCCGCGGTGCTCACGCTGGCGCTCGGCCCCAGCGCCGCCGGCTACCGGGCGGCGATGCTGGGGGTGGTCGCGATCGCCGCGCTCTGGCAGAAGCTGATGTCGGTCAGCCACCTCGAGGGCCGGCAGCGGCGGACCAAGGCGGTGGTCTTCTACGCGGGGCTGCTGGTGCTGATCGGCCTGCTGGTGACCGCCAGCCCGTTCTTCGGCTTCTTCGCCTTCACCGGGTACTTGCAGGTGGCGGTACTGCCACGCCGGCTCTGGGCGCCGGCGATCGCGATCACCGCCGCACTGATGGCCACGACCCAGATCGGCGGTGTGGCGAACCTGCACGGCGGGCTGATCGGCCTCTATGTCGGGCTGGTCCTGGTCAATCTGGTGATCGCCGGCGCGATCACCTACCAGAGCATCGAGGAGGACCGGCGCAGTCGCCGACGAGCCGCTCATATCGATGAGTTGGCCGAAGCCAACCGGCGGCTCCGGGAGACCATGGAGGAGAACGCCGGGCTGCACGCGCAATTGGTGGTGCAGGCCCGCGAAGCCGGGGTGCTGGACGAGCGGCAGCGGATGGCCGGCGAGATCCACGACACCATCGCCCAGGGCCTGACCGGGATCGTCACCCAGCTGGAGGCGGCCGAGCGCTTCGACGGCGACCCCGAGCGGCGGGTGCGCCACCTGCGGAACGCACGCCGGCTGGCCCGGGAGAGCCTCACCGAGGCCCGCCGCTCGGTCCAGGCACTGCGACCCGGCCCGTTGGCCGAGGCCCATCTGCCGGAGGCGGTCCAGGACTTGGCCGAGCGCTGGACCCAGTCCTCCGGAGTGGCCGCGCAGGTGACGGTGACCGGCAGTCCGTTCCCGCTGCCGACCGCGCTGGAGGTGGCGCTGTTCCGGGCGGCCCAGGAGGGGCTGGCCAATATCGGCAAGCACGCCCGGGCTTCGCGGGCCGGGCTCACCCTGAGCTACACCCACGAGGTGGTGCTGCTGGACGTGTTGGACAACGGCATCGGCTTCGTGCTGCCCGCCGGGAGCCCGTCCGGCGATGAGAGCTACGGGCTGAGCGCGATGCGGCAGCGGCTGCGTCAGGTCGGCGGCACCCTGGAGATCGAGTCAAGTCCTGGTGAGGGCACCGCGATCAGCGTCAGCGTGCCCGCGCTGCGGGTCAACGGCGCCCCTGCAGCGATGGAGAATGCACCGTGA
- a CDS encoding UDP-glucose dehydrogenase family protein produces MALRISVIGTGYLGATHAACLAELGFEVLGLDIDPDKLASLAAGRVPMYEPGLSDLLRKHVAGHEGSTGRLRFTSSSQEVAEFADVHFVCVNTPQRKGEFAADMSYVDAAVDALAPHLTRPALVVGKSTVPVGSAGRLAERLAALAPAGEAVELAWNPEFLREGFAVGDTLHPDRIVIGVREGGRAEELLREVYATPLAEGVPLVVTDYPTAELVKAAANSFLATKISFINAMAEVCESSGADVTLLSKALSYDDRIGGRFLNAGLGFGGGCLPKDIRAFMARAGELGADQALTFLREVDSINMRRRSRMVELAREQCGGGFLDRRVAVLGAAFKPDSDDIRDSPALNVAAQIQLQGAEVTVYDPQAMDNARKMFPSLSYAASAAEAAVGAHVVLHLTEWQEFRALDPVELGALVAEKRVVDGRNVLDGARWRAAGWTYRAMGRPSVE; encoded by the coding sequence GTGGCCCTGCGCATCTCGGTGATCGGTACCGGCTACCTCGGCGCGACCCACGCGGCCTGCCTGGCAGAACTCGGCTTCGAGGTGCTCGGTCTGGACATCGATCCGGACAAGCTCGCCTCGCTGGCCGCCGGCCGGGTGCCGATGTACGAGCCCGGCCTGTCCGATCTGCTGCGCAAGCACGTGGCCGGGCACGAGGGCTCCACCGGGCGGCTGCGGTTCACCTCCTCCTCGCAGGAGGTCGCCGAGTTCGCCGACGTGCACTTCGTCTGCGTGAACACCCCGCAGCGCAAGGGCGAGTTCGCTGCCGACATGTCCTATGTGGACGCGGCCGTGGACGCGCTGGCCCCGCACCTGACCCGCCCGGCGCTGGTGGTCGGCAAGTCCACCGTCCCGGTCGGCAGCGCGGGCCGGCTGGCCGAGCGGCTGGCCGCGCTGGCCCCCGCCGGCGAGGCGGTCGAGCTGGCCTGGAACCCCGAGTTCCTGCGCGAGGGCTTCGCGGTCGGCGACACCCTGCACCCCGACCGGATCGTGATCGGCGTGCGTGAGGGCGGCCGGGCCGAGGAGCTGCTGCGCGAGGTCTACGCGACCCCGCTGGCCGAGGGCGTCCCGCTGGTGGTCACCGACTACCCGACCGCCGAGCTGGTCAAGGCCGCTGCCAACTCCTTCCTGGCCACCAAGATCTCCTTCATCAACGCGATGGCCGAGGTCTGCGAGAGCTCCGGCGCCGACGTCACGCTGCTGAGCAAGGCGCTCTCCTACGACGACCGGATCGGCGGCCGCTTCCTCAACGCCGGGCTCGGCTTCGGCGGCGGCTGCCTGCCCAAGGACATCCGCGCCTTCATGGCCCGGGCCGGCGAGCTGGGCGCTGACCAAGCGCTCACTTTCCTGCGCGAGGTCGACTCGATCAACATGCGCCGCCGCTCCCGGATGGTGGAACTGGCCCGCGAGCAGTGCGGCGGCGGCTTCCTGGACCGCCGGGTCGCCGTGCTGGGCGCCGCCTTCAAGCCGGACTCGGACGACATCCGGGACTCCCCCGCGCTCAACGTGGCCGCCCAGATCCAGCTGCAGGGCGCCGAGGTCACCGTCTACGACCCGCAGGCGATGGACAACGCCCGCAAGATGTTCCCCTCGCTCTCCTACGCCGCCTCCGCCGCCGAGGCCGCGGTCGGTGCCCACGTGGTGCTGCACCTCACCGAGTGGCAGGAGTTCCGCGCGCTGGACCCGGTGGAGCTCGGCGCGCTGGTCGCCGAGAAGCGCGTGGTGGACGGGCGCAACGTCCTGGACGGCGCGCGCTGGCGGGCAGCCGGCTGGACCTACCGCGCGATGGGCCGCCCCTCCGTCGAGTAG
- a CDS encoding LCP family protein: protein MNTWQQGRPGGGGGGTSRPRAGAGQGGVAGGGAEPPLPASLNPRGPGVPRPAGAPTGPSGAPTGPPGPPGPSGARTGPAGPAGPAGPGGPGGPGGPGGQRPAAAKRWPRRRKVKYISFGLLAALMLPLAVGVGTYLWADSKLNHQDVLSGYDGRPAAGKGTNWLIVGSDSRNGLSDAQKQDLHTGSDEGKRSDSMMILHIGDHGNTLMSIPRDSWVPIPAHKDTAGTGKTIPATTSKINSAFNNGGGQLLAQTVEKNTGIHIDHYAEVGFAGFVGIVDAVGGVHMCIDKDIQDKDSGLNLKAGCQTLTGQQSLAFVRQRHQMADQDLGRMRNQQKFLSALAHQAASPGTLLDPFTVYPLISSGLDTLIVDKDAGLTDLAGLFEAMKTVSGGSGKSITIPIANADFRTPSGESAVKWDQTKAKQVFEAIQNDTAVPEVK from the coding sequence AGGGCCGGCGCAGGTCAGGGCGGCGTGGCCGGTGGCGGCGCCGAGCCGCCGTTGCCGGCTTCACTCAACCCGCGCGGCCCGGGGGTACCCCGACCGGCCGGCGCACCCACCGGTCCCTCCGGCGCACCCACCGGTCCTCCCGGCCCTCCCGGCCCTTCCGGCGCACGCACGGGTCCTGCCGGCCCCGCGGGCCCGGCCGGTCCCGGTGGTCCTGGTGGCCCCGGCGGCCCGGGGGGCCAGCGGCCGGCGGCGGCCAAGCGCTGGCCGCGCCGCCGCAAGGTCAAGTACATCTCCTTCGGCCTGCTCGCCGCGCTGATGCTGCCGCTGGCCGTCGGCGTGGGCACCTACCTGTGGGCCGACTCCAAGCTCAACCACCAGGACGTGCTGAGCGGTTACGACGGCCGCCCGGCCGCGGGCAAGGGCACCAACTGGCTGATCGTCGGCTCGGACAGCCGCAACGGTCTCAGCGACGCCCAGAAGCAGGACCTGCACACCGGGTCCGACGAGGGCAAGCGCAGCGACTCGATGATGATCCTGCACATCGGCGACCACGGGAACACGCTGATGAGCATCCCGCGCGACTCCTGGGTGCCGATCCCGGCCCACAAGGACACCGCGGGTACCGGGAAGACCATCCCGGCCACCACCAGCAAGATCAACTCCGCCTTCAACAACGGCGGCGGCCAACTGCTGGCGCAGACCGTGGAGAAGAACACCGGCATCCACATCGACCACTACGCCGAGGTCGGCTTCGCCGGCTTCGTGGGCATCGTGGACGCGGTCGGCGGTGTGCACATGTGCATCGACAAGGACATCCAGGACAAGGACTCCGGCCTCAACCTCAAGGCCGGCTGCCAGACCCTGACCGGCCAGCAGTCGCTGGCCTTCGTCCGCCAGCGCCACCAGATGGCCGACCAGGACCTGGGCCGGATGCGCAACCAGCAGAAGTTCCTCTCCGCGCTGGCCCACCAGGCGGCCTCGCCGGGCACCCTGCTCGACCCGTTCACCGTCTACCCGCTGATCAGCTCCGGGCTGGACACCCTGATCGTGGACAAGGACGCGGGCCTGACCGACCTGGCCGGACTCTTCGAGGCGATGAAGACGGTCAGCGGGGGCAGCGGCAAGAGCATCACCATTCCGATCGCCAACGCCGACTTCCGGACGCCGAGCGGCGAGTCGGCGGTCAAGTGGGACCAGACCAAGGCCAAGCAGGTGTTCGAGGCGATCCAGAACGACACCGCCGTCCCCGAGGTCAAGTAG
- a CDS encoding serine O-acetyltransferase encodes MSLVSSLIYRRRHPVYGRLVRELLALYGVEVPAAAEIGPGLTVYHRGFGTVLHPFTTLGAGVTLYNGVTIGRADPWVPQQQSAMERIVLEDGVVVCAGAKVLCKRGVLTVGAGTVVGANAVLTDSTGPNEIWAGAPARRIGVRTDLAPVPLPR; translated from the coding sequence ATGTCGCTGGTCTCTTCGCTGATCTACCGCCGGCGCCACCCCGTGTACGGCCGGCTGGTGCGCGAACTCCTCGCCCTGTACGGCGTGGAGGTGCCGGCCGCCGCCGAGATCGGGCCCGGCCTGACGGTCTACCACCGCGGCTTCGGCACCGTGCTGCACCCGTTCACCACCCTCGGCGCCGGGGTCACCCTCTACAACGGAGTGACCATCGGCCGGGCCGACCCGTGGGTGCCGCAGCAGCAGAGCGCGATGGAACGGATCGTGCTGGAGGACGGGGTGGTGGTCTGCGCCGGCGCGAAGGTCCTCTGCAAGCGGGGTGTGCTGACGGTCGGGGCCGGCACGGTGGTCGGCGCCAACGCCGTACTCACCGACTCCACCGGCCCGAACGAGATCTGGGCCGGCGCCCCGGCCCGTCGGATCGGCGTCCGCACGGACCTGGCGCCGGTCCCGCTGCCGCGCTGA